In Marasmius oreades isolate 03SP1 chromosome 1, whole genome shotgun sequence, one DNA window encodes the following:
- a CDS encoding uncharacterized protein (BUSCO:EOG09261O4Y), with the protein MAPTATLEYSSDAPEPLAYPRLSKHHLLSSQTPDYLRLILTSKVYEIIKETPLVFAPNLSAKLGNQIWLKREDLQEVFSFKIRGAYNFMASLSEEERWKGVITCSAGNHAQGVALSGSHLGIPCTIVMPRGTPSIKVRNVARLGAKTILHGVDFDEAKAECARLANLHGIAFVPPYDDPFVIAGQGTVGLEILKQFPDAENLDGIFASIGGGGLISGIAEYVKRIGSPKTKIIGAETVDGDAMHKSLAKGERITLPDVGPFADGTAVKIVGKECFRICQEFLDGVTLVDNDELCAAIKDIFEETRSITEPAGALALAGLKHFILENKLVGAQKRFVAVVSGANMNFDRLRFVAERAELGEGREALISVDIPEKPGRQVSIVPFKRGIFASYGTSSFTALHSVIHPRPVTEFIYRYNVHSSPARAHLLFSFKLETTDRNTEIKTLLKALEDNDMKGFDISDNEMAKSHARYMVGGSQFVPNERVFRFEFPERPNALRNFLIGLKTDWNISLFHYRNHGADLGKVLAGIQVPPSEYHIFDEFLRKLNYTYVEETGNPVYKRFLHGPGQ; encoded by the exons ATGGCGCCAACTGCAACACTTGAATACAGCTCTGATGCTCCTGAGCCACTGGCCTATCCCCGCCTTTCGAAACATCATCTACTTTCCTCTCAAACTCCCGACTATCTTCGTCTAATTCTCACTTCAAAAGTCTACGAAATCATCAAGGAGACACCCCTTGTATTTGCCCCCAATCTCAGTGCCAAGTTGGGAAATCAAATATGGTTGAAACGTGAAGATCTGCAAGAGGTTTTTAGTTTCAAAATCAGAGGGGCATACAACTTTATGGCTAGCCTttcggaggaagagagatGGAAGGGTGTTATCACTTGTAGTGCCG GAAATCATGCTCAAGGTGTCGCTCTTTCGGGCTCGCATTTAGGTATACCGTGCACGATTGTGATGCCCAGAGGGACTCCCTCGATTAAAGTTCGAAATGTCGCTCGACTGGGTGCAAAAACAATCTTACATGGTGTGGATTTCGATGAGGCCAAAGCGGAATGCGCTCGCCTCGCAAATCTTCACGGCATTGCCTTTGTACCTCCATATGACGATCCTTTCGTGATCGCCGGCCAAGGAACTGTCGGGCTGGAGATTCTCAAGCAATTTCCTGATGCCGAGAATTTAGATGGAATATTTGCCTCGATAGGTGGAGGTGGTCTCATATCCGGAATTGCGGAATACGTCAAGAGGATTGGCAGTCCGAAGACAAAGATCATCGGTGCTGAAACGGTAGATGGGGATGCTATGCATAAAAGCCTCGCGAAGGGAGAACGCATAACATTGCCGGATGTTGGGCCATTCGCAGACGGTACAGCTGTCAAGATTGTGGGGAAGGAGTGTTTCAGGATATGTCAAGAATTCCTTGATGGAGTCACCTTGGTAGATAACGACGAACTCTGTGCAGCTATCAAGGATATCTTCGAAG AAACAAGGTCCATTACGGAACCTGCGGGCGCACTTGCCCTCGCCGGTTTGAAACATTTCATCCTGGAAAACAAGCTTGTTGGTGCTCAAAAACGATTCGTTGCGGTCGTTAGTGGCGCAAACATGAATTTTGATCGACTCCGTTTTGTCGCAGAACGCGCAGAGCTGGGTGAAGGCCGAGAAGCCCTCATCAGTGTTGATATACCCGAGAAACCTGGCAGGCAAGTCTCCATCGTCCCCTTCAAACGTGGCATATTTGCATCTTACGGGACATCTAGCTTTACAGCCTTACATTCAGTCATCCACCCTCGCCCGGTTACAGAGTTCATCTACCGATATAATGTTCATTCGTCTCCAGCTCGCGCGCATCTGCTTTTTTCCTTCAAGCTAGAGACGACTGATAGAAATACAGAAATTAAGACACTTCTCAAAGCGCTAGAAGACAATGATATGAAAGGTTTTGATATCAGCGACAACGAAATGGCAAAGAGTCATGCGAGGTACATGGTGGGTGGATCACAATTCGTCCCCAATGAGAGAGTTTTCCGGTTCG AATTCCCTGAGAGGCCGAACGCTCTGCGAAACTTTTTGATCGGCCTCAAAACTGACTGGAATATCAGTCTTTTCCACTACCGGAACCATGGTGCCG ATCTTGGAAAGGTTCTGGCTGGCATCCAGGTGCCTCCATCCGAGTACCATATATTCGACGAATTTCTACGGAAACTCAACTACACCTACGTAGAAGAAACTGGCAATCCCGTTTACAAGCGCTTCCTTCACGGGCCAGGCCAGTGA
- a CDS encoding uncharacterized protein (BUSCO:EOG09261O4Y) yields the protein MAPTATLEYSSDAPEPLAYPRLSKHHLLSSQTPDYLRLILTSKVYEIIKETPLVFAPNLSAKLGNQIWLKREDLQEVFSFKIRGAYNFMASLSEEERWKGVITCSAGNHAQGVALSGSHLGIPCTIVMPRGTPSIKVRNVARLGAKTILHGVDFDEAKAECARLANLHGIAFVPPYDDPFVIAGQGTVGLEILKQFPDAENLDGIFASIGGGGLISGIAEYVKRIGSPKTKIIGAETVDGDAMHKSLAKGERITLPDVGPFADGTAVKIVGKECFRICQEFLDGVTLVDNDELCAAIKDIFEETRSITEPAGALALAGLKHFILENKLVGAQKRFVAVVSGANMNFDRLRFVAERAELGEGREALISVDIPEKPGSFTALHSVIHPRPVTEFIYRYNVHSSPARAHLLFSFKLETTDRNTEIKTLLKALEDNDMKGFDISDNEMAKSHARYMVGGSQFVPNERVFRFEFPERPNALRNFLIGLKTDWNISLFHYRNHGAGKQ from the exons ATGGCGCCAACTGCAACACTTGAATACAGCTCTGATGCTCCTGAGCCACTGGCCTATCCCCGCCTTTCGAAACATCATCTACTTTCCTCTCAAACTCCCGACTATCTTCGTCTAATTCTCACTTCAAAAGTCTACGAAATCATCAAGGAGACACCCCTTGTATTTGCCCCCAATCTCAGTGCCAAGTTGGGAAATCAAATATGGTTGAAACGTGAAGATCTGCAAGAGGTTTTTAGTTTCAAAATCAGAGGGGCATACAACTTTATGGCTAGCCTttcggaggaagagagatGGAAGGGTGTTATCACTTGTAGTGCCG GAAATCATGCTCAAGGTGTCGCTCTTTCGGGCTCGCATTTAGGTATACCGTGCACGATTGTGATGCCCAGAGGGACTCCCTCGATTAAAGTTCGAAATGTCGCTCGACTGGGTGCAAAAACAATCTTACATGGTGTGGATTTCGATGAGGCCAAAGCGGAATGCGCTCGCCTCGCAAATCTTCACGGCATTGCCTTTGTACCTCCATATGACGATCCTTTCGTGATCGCCGGCCAAGGAACTGTCGGGCTGGAGATTCTCAAGCAATTTCCTGATGCCGAGAATTTAGATGGAATATTTGCCTCGATAGGTGGAGGTGGTCTCATATCCGGAATTGCGGAATACGTCAAGAGGATTGGCAGTCCGAAGACAAAGATCATCGGTGCTGAAACGGTAGATGGGGATGCTATGCATAAAAGCCTCGCGAAGGGAGAACGCATAACATTGCCGGATGTTGGGCCATTCGCAGACGGTACAGCTGTCAAGATTGTGGGGAAGGAGTGTTTCAGGATATGTCAAGAATTCCTTGATGGAGTCACCTTGGTAGATAACGACGAACTCTGTGCAGCTATCAAGGATATCTTCGAAG AAACAAGGTCCATTACGGAACCTGCGGGCGCACTTGCCCTCGCCGGTTTGAAACATTTCATCCTGGAAAACAAGCTTGTTGGTGCTCAAAAACGATTCGTTGCGGTCGTTAGTGGCGCAAACATGAATTTTGATCGACTCCGTTTTGTCGCAGAACGCGCAGAGCTGGGTGAAGGCCGAGAAGCCCTCATCAGTGTTGATATACCCGAGAAACCTGGCAG CTTTACAGCCTTACATTCAGTCATCCACCCTCGCCCGGTTACAGAGTTCATCTACCGATATAATGTTCATTCGTCTCCAGCTCGCGCGCATCTGCTTTTTTCCTTCAAGCTAGAGACGACTGATAGAAATACAGAAATTAAGACACTTCTCAAAGCGCTAGAAGACAATGATATGAAAGGTTTTGATATCAGCGACAACGAAATGGCAAAGAGTCATGCGAGGTACATGGTGGGTGGATCACAATTCGTCCCCAATGAGAGAGTTTTCCGGTTCG AATTCCCTGAGAGGCCGAACGCTCTGCGAAACTTTTTGATCGGCCTCAAAACTGACTGGAATATCAGTCTTTTCCACTACCGGAACCATGGTGCCGGTAAGCAGTGA
- a CDS encoding uncharacterized protein (BUSCO:EOG09260NE0) — MTQTSSMGPPLSPREIRRSGRRSAPSVSTSNSKSPDSDPPQRPPIVSSGSGGSRNKRLKQEDVDESVVSVNSNPTSNGRGKRRSKEKPAQHQQPPEQVTDTVVTDLPVTQSEEEEEQGITRCVCSSTGEDDPDAGEFMVQCETCKVWQHGLCMGFESEDQLHDDDYYCEQCRPELHTELLKKLSKRARQSSTTSHHTAVPTSSTTFRSHSPTHTSKQPSKRRNTMNSRDAAFDENLKEILESSAAEAGTGLETASLVSNNGNALTSPPDAEDSVETAPNNRKKRKRADNDPAPVKKRTRSMSTASDHPAAVPSLTPREETPTLPKAPTTNTTMQKPPGRNKRGGRKAATTIEPAVDGEGVPIQTSKRQGNGGRNKNVGGNKRPPQSTAGVGSHDSRRGQANTNSNQNAGSNATDNSRAHRNTHAYVVSQQPLFTSWNLPDYLAHLEAVLPTNVPKPLEVVSGITGRGESIERTTERGVKVKWPSKRMSVVDMNKRVRALVEWVGREQASASERARRREFLENALKENALLDKEAETSGAGSDTMVLDSGPRSASPSAIQSCHEDVLLSGGESEHTSLMKDMEKLMTDLITFQERFGPGVKARDRERRHAS; from the exons ATGACTCAGACTTCGTCGATGGGCCCTCCTTTATCTCCTCGTGAGATAAGGCGCTCCGGTCGTCGTTCTGCTCCTTCAGTATCTActtcaaactcaaaatcCCCAGACTCAGACCCTCCGCAACGTCCTCCAATCGTTTCCTCTGGCAGCGGTGGTAGTCGTAACAAGCGTCTGAAACAAGAAGATGTCGACGAGTCGGTTGTCTCTGTCAACTCAAATCCAACTTCGAACGGTCGCGGAAAGCGAAGGTCGAAGGAAAAACCGGCTCAACACCAACAACCCCCGGAGCAAGTTACAGACACTGTTGTTACTGATCTCCCTGTAACGcaatctgaggaagaggaagaacaagGTATTACGCGTTGTGTATGCTCAAGTACTG GAGAGGACGACCCGGATGCTGGCGAATTTATGGTTCAATGCGAGACTTGTAAAGTCTGGCAGCATGGCTTGTGTATGGGATTCGAGTCCGAAGATCAATTGCACGACGATGACTATTATTGCGAACAATGTCGACCAGAACTGCACACAGAATTGTTGAA AAAACTCTCCAAAAGAGCTCGCCAGTCATCAACTACTTCTCATCACACCGCTGTGCCCACATCGTCTACCACATTCAGGTCGCATTCACCCACTCACACGAGCAAGCAACCTTCCAAACGTCGAAACACGATGAACAGCAGAGATGCCGCCTTTGATGAGAACTTGAAGGAGATTCTAGAGTCTTCGGCGGCAGAAGCAGGAACAGGTTTAGAGACCGCAAGTTTAGTGTCCAACAATGGGAACGCCTTAACTTCACCTCCTGATGCCGAGGATTCGGTGGAGACGGCTCCAAATAACCGGAAAAAGAGGAAACGTGCTGATAATGATCC TGCACCTGTCAAAAAACGTACCAGGTCTATGTCGACAGCTTCGGACCATCCTGCTGCAGTACCGTCCCTCACTCCACGCGAAGAGACTCCTACTTTACCGAAAGCTCCTACTACAAATACTACGATGCAGAAGCCCCCAGGACGAAATAAACGCGGTGGACGTAAAGCCGCAACAACGATAGAGCCAGCGGTCGATGGAGAGG GAGTACCTATTCAGACTTCTAAGAGGCAAGGAAATGGTGGCCGGAACAAAAATGTTGGTGGAAATAAACGTCCACCCCAGTCAACAGCCGGCGTGGGATCCCACGATTCGCGTCGTGGTCAAGCGAATACCAACAGCAATCAAAATGCAGGGTCAAACGCGACAGATAACTCACGTGCGCATCGTAACACACACGCTTACGTTGTTTCCCAACAGCCACTTTTCACATCTTGGAACCTGCCTGATTATCTTGCTCACTTGGAGGCCGTACTTCCCACGAATGTTCCTAAACCGCTAGAGGTTGTGTCTGGTATCACCGGTCGAGGGGAAAGCATAGAAAGGACGACAGAACGAGGTGTTAAGGTGAAATGGCCAAGTAAAAGAATGAGCGTTGTGGACATGAACAAGAGAGTGCGTGCATTGGTCGAATGGGTTGGGAGAGAACAAGCTAGTGCTTCAGAAAGGGCAAGGCGACGAGAGTTTTTAGAGAACGCGTTGAAGGAGAACGCTCTACTGGATAAAGAGGCAGAGACATCTGGAGCAGGCAGTGATACGATGGTCCTAGACTCGGGGCCACGTAGTGCCTCACCATCTGCAATACAGTCTTGTCATGAAGATGTCCTGCTGTCAGGGGGGGAGTCCGAGCACACCTCGTTGATGAAGGATATGGAGAAGCTCATGACGGATTTGATTACATTCCAAGAACGTTTTGGGCCAGGCGTGAAGGCACGGGACAGGGAAAGAAGGCATGCTTCTTAG